TCAGTAACACCCATGACAGGGGTCGGAGGCTTCCTCCGGCCCCTGTTGCCGTTCCAGCCGGAGGGCGCGGACCACCCCGCACGCCCGGCTGGGCTACGCTGGCTTCTTGTGCGCTCTCTGTGCGCGCGGAACCATTCCGGAGGAGTCCCCTTGTTCAGCGCCATCGCGCGGGTGTTCCGCACACCCGACCTGCGGAGGAAGATCGGCTTCACTCTCGCGATCATCGCCATCTACCGTCTGGGCGCGCATGTGCCGACGCCGTTCGTGAACTTCCCGAACGTGCAGTCGTGCCTCGACCAGTCGGGCAGCACCGAGGGTCTCCTCTCGCTCGTCAACCTGTTCTCGGGCGGCGCCCTGCTGCAGCTGTCGATCTTCGCGCTCGGCGTCATGCCGTACATCACCGCGACGATCATCGTGCAGCTCCTCCGCGTGGTCATCCCGCACTTCGAGACCCTCTACAAGGAGGGCCAGGCGGGCCAGAGCAAGCTGACGCAGTACACGCGTTACCTCACGATCGCCCTCGCGCTGCTCCAGTCGACGACCCTCGTCACGGTCGCGCGGTCGGGCCAGCTCTTCGGAGCCACCAGCATCCCCGAGTGCCAGCAGCTCCTCACCAACGATGTGTGGTGGGCGCAGCTGCTCATGATCATCACGCTGACCGCCGGCACCGGCCTCATCATGTGGTTCGCCGAGCTCGTCACCGAGCGTGGCGTCGGCAACGGAATGTCGATCCTCATCTTCACCTCGATCGCGGCGACGTTCCCGTCGGCGATGGGCTCGATCTGGGCCGCCCGCGGTTTCGAGGTCTTCCTCATGGTGCTGGCCGTCGGCGTCGTCGTCGTCGCGCTGGTGGTGTTCGTCGAGCAGTCGCAGCGCCGCATCCCGGTGCAGTACGCGAAGCGCATGGTCGGTCGACGCACCTACGGCGGGTCGAACACGTACATCCCGATCAAGGTCAACATGGCCGGCGTCGTGCCCGTCATCTTCGCCTCGTCGCTGCTGTACATCCCCGCGCTGATCGCACAGTTCAACCAGCCGCAGCCGGGCCAGGAGGTTCCGGGCTGGGTCGCGTGGATCCAGCAGTACTTCACCTCGGGTGACCAGCCGGTCTACATGGCCACGTACTTCCTTCTCATCATCGGCTTCACCTACTTCTACGTGGCGATCACGTTCAACCCGGTCGACGTCGCCGACAACATGAAGAAGTACGGCGGGTTCATCCCCGGCATCCGTGCCGGACGCCCGACGGCCGAGTACCTCGACTACGTGCTGACGCGCATCACTCTGCCGGGCTCGATCTACCTCGGTCTGATCGCGCTCCTCCCGCTCATCGCCCTGGCGACGGTCGGTGCCAACCAGAACTTCCCGTTCGGCGGCGCCTCGATCCTCATCATCGTCGGTGTCGGACTCGAGACCGTGAAGCAGATCGATGCCCAGCTGCAGCAGCGTCACTACGAAGGCCTCCTCCGCTGATGGCGCGCCTTCTCATCGTCGGCCCCCAGGGTTCCGGCAAGGGCACGCAGGGCGTGCGCATCGCTGAGTCGTTCGGCATCCCCGTGGTGTCCACGGGCGACGTCTTCCGCGCCAATGTCGCTGAGGGAACCGACCTGGGGCTCCAGGTCAAGGAGATCATCGACGCAGGGCGCCTCGTCCCCGACGAGCTCACCAGTGCCGTCGTGCGCGATCGTCTGGCGCAGGCGGATGCCGCGGAGGGATTCCTCCTCGACGGGTACCCGCGCAACCTCGGGCAGGTGCTGCACCTCGACGAGTTCCTCGAGGGGCGCGAGGAGTCGCTCGACGCGGTGATCGCCCTCGTGGTTCCCCGGGACGAGTCGATCGACCGCCTGCGCAAGCGCGCGGAGGAGCAGGGCCGCGCCGACGACACCGAAGACGTCATCGCGCACCGGCTCTCGATCTACGAGTCCGAGACGGCGCCGATCCTCGGTGTCTACGGAACCCGCGGTGTGGTCGACGAGATCGACGGCGTCGGTTCGTTCGACGACGTGACGGCGCGCATCTTCGCGGCGCTCGACGCCCGCGGGCTCTCCCGCTCCGTCTGACGTGCGCTTCCGCACCTCGATCTACAAGTCGCCCGCCCAGCTGCGGGCCATGGTGGCACCCGGACTCATCACCGCCGCCGCACTCGACGCGGTGCGCGCGATCATCGCACCGGGTGTGCGGACGATCGAGCTCGACGCCGCAGCATCCGCCGTCCTGCGGGCGCGCGGTGCGCAGTCGAACTTCCAGATGGTGCGCGGGTATCGCCACACCATCTGCGTGTCGGTGAACGAGCAGGTCGTGCACGGTATCCCGGGCGAGCGCGTGCTCGAGCCGGGCGACATCGTGTCCGTCGACGCCGGTGCCCAGTTCGACGGGTGGAACGGCGACTCCGCGTTCACGATGATCGTGCCGGGCGAGGCTCCCGTCGAGGTCGTCGAGCAGCGCCGCCGCCTGTCCGAGGTGACCGAGGGGTCGCTGTGGGCGGGGATCGCCGCGCTGGCGTCCGCGTCGCGGCTCGGCGAGGTGGGGACGGCGATCGAGTCCTACGTCGAGGCCAACGCCCCCGAGGGCGGGTACGGGATCCTCCGCGACTACGTCGGGCACGGCATCGGGCGCAAGATGCACGAGGCGCCCAGCGTCTTCAACTACCGCATCAGCGACCCCGGTCCGGAGGTCCGGCCGGGGCTCGCGGTGGCGATCGAGCCCATGGTGGTGGCGGGCGATCAGGAGACCTTCGTCGAGGACGACGACTGGACGGTATCGAGCGTCGACGGGTCGCCCGGCTCACATTGGGAGCACAGCGTCGCGGTGCACGATGGAGGCATCTGGGTCCTGACGTCGCCCGACGGAGGAGCCGAGAAGTTGGCGCCGTTCGGCGTCGTTCCACGAGCGATCGGATAGAGCATGGCTGCGGGTAAGACGAACTGGTTCGCGATCTGGGTCAGCGCCGCGGTCGTCGTGGTGATCGTCGCCGTCGGCGGCATCGTGTGGTTCTCGAACTCGCAGGCGACCTCCGCCGGTCCCGCCCCGGAGAGCTCGGCGATCAACCAGGACACCGGAGCCATCGCGGTGGGCAGCGGCCCCAACACGGTGGACACGTACGTCGACTTCATGTGCCCGATCTGCAACAACTTCGAGCAGACCTACGGCTCGACGCTCTCGCAGCTCGTCGACGACGGCACGATCACGCTCAACATCCACCCGATCTCGATCCTCGACCGCGCCTCGCAGGGCACGGAGTACTCGACCCGTTCGGCCAACGCGATGTACTGCGTCGCGGCCGACGACCCGGCCAACGCGCTGCCGTTCCTCCAGGCGCTCTACGAGAACCAGCCGGAGGAGCAGTCCACCGGCCTCGACGACGCGACGCTCACGAGCATCGCCGAGGGCGTCGGAGCGGGGGAGGGCGTCGCATCCTGCATCACCGACGGCACCTATAGCCGCTACGTCACGGCGATGACCCGTGAGACCCCGATCCAGACGGGTGCCTCCGGCGTCTCGACCCCGACCATCGTCGTGAACGGCCAGACCCTGACGAACCAGACCGACCTCACGGGTGACCCGCAGGCCGACATCGTCGCGCGCTTCAGCTGACTCGAAACACCATTTCTGGCTGAGACGCCCCGCCTGGCGGCGCGCCTCAGCCAGAAGGTGTGTCTCGGTCACCGAGAGCGCGGGTTCGATCGGAGCGTCGCGAGCAGTCCCGGCTGTGGTGAGAAGACCTGGGGGAGGCCGGCGGCCAGGAGAGCATTCTGAAGCGGATCGACGCGCATGACGTCGCTCCAGTCCCAGCGCGCGAATCCGCCGACGTGGCGTCGGAGGCGATCCTCCCGCGTCTTCTCACGGCGAAGGGCCGACATCGGATCGTCGCCCGAGGCCGAGTACTTCGCATATCCATCGGATTCACCGATGATCCACCACCGTCGCCAGAGGAAGTCGACGCGGTCTTCGACGCTGCCCGAAACGAACGGTTGCTGCAGCTCCGCCTCCGGGAAGCCGAGCCACTCGATCACCGCCCGGCTGACGGACTCCCCGGCTGACTCGGCAGCGGCATCGGCGCGAGAGGCCGCCCACTCGAGACGCGCCCGCCCGCGGCGAGTGGCCTGTGAGCGACCGAGGTCTCGGAGGTCGGTCGCTGACAGAGTCGAGCCCGCCTGTCGAAGCACCGCGTCGACGACGGCCAGGGCGAATGCCGGTGGAAGGACGCGCGCGAGATCCACGGCCGTGGCATCGCTCGACGTCGTGTATGGTCCGTCGCCGACGATGCGGAGGCCATCCGCACCGGTGTGTACAAGGACGTCGCCGAACCGCCGCGAGCGGGTCCTTCTGTGGTCGAATACATGGATGTCACGGGGTTCACCGAAGAGGGGCAATCGCTGCAAGGCGGCGGCCGACTCCAGGCAGAACACTGCGCCCGGATGCGACAGGGCGAAGGCG
This portion of the Microbacterium hatanonis genome encodes:
- the secY gene encoding preprotein translocase subunit SecY, translating into MFSAIARVFRTPDLRRKIGFTLAIIAIYRLGAHVPTPFVNFPNVQSCLDQSGSTEGLLSLVNLFSGGALLQLSIFALGVMPYITATIIVQLLRVVIPHFETLYKEGQAGQSKLTQYTRYLTIALALLQSTTLVTVARSGQLFGATSIPECQQLLTNDVWWAQLLMIITLTAGTGLIMWFAELVTERGVGNGMSILIFTSIAATFPSAMGSIWAARGFEVFLMVLAVGVVVVALVVFVEQSQRRIPVQYAKRMVGRRTYGGSNTYIPIKVNMAGVVPVIFASSLLYIPALIAQFNQPQPGQEVPGWVAWIQQYFTSGDQPVYMATYFLLIIGFTYFYVAITFNPVDVADNMKKYGGFIPGIRAGRPTAEYLDYVLTRITLPGSIYLGLIALLPLIALATVGANQNFPFGGASILIIVGVGLETVKQIDAQLQQRHYEGLLR
- a CDS encoding adenylate kinase produces the protein MARLLIVGPQGSGKGTQGVRIAESFGIPVVSTGDVFRANVAEGTDLGLQVKEIIDAGRLVPDELTSAVVRDRLAQADAAEGFLLDGYPRNLGQVLHLDEFLEGREESLDAVIALVVPRDESIDRLRKRAEEQGRADDTEDVIAHRLSIYESETAPILGVYGTRGVVDEIDGVGSFDDVTARIFAALDARGLSRSV
- the map gene encoding type I methionyl aminopeptidase; translation: MRFRTSIYKSPAQLRAMVAPGLITAAALDAVRAIIAPGVRTIELDAAASAVLRARGAQSNFQMVRGYRHTICVSVNEQVVHGIPGERVLEPGDIVSVDAGAQFDGWNGDSAFTMIVPGEAPVEVVEQRRRLSEVTEGSLWAGIAALASASRLGEVGTAIESYVEANAPEGGYGILRDYVGHGIGRKMHEAPSVFNYRISDPGPEVRPGLAVAIEPMVVAGDQETFVEDDDWTVSSVDGSPGSHWEHSVAVHDGGIWVLTSPDGGAEKLAPFGVVPRAIG
- a CDS encoding DsbA family protein translates to MAAGKTNWFAIWVSAAVVVVIVAVGGIVWFSNSQATSAGPAPESSAINQDTGAIAVGSGPNTVDTYVDFMCPICNNFEQTYGSTLSQLVDDGTITLNIHPISILDRASQGTEYSTRSANAMYCVAADDPANALPFLQALYENQPEEQSTGLDDATLTSIAEGVGAGEGVASCITDGTYSRYVTAMTRETPIQTGASGVSTPTIVVNGQTLTNQTDLTGDPQADIVARFS